ATGGATGCTATGAAATTATATCCGGGCACAGAAGAAAATTTGCTGCTGAGAAAATAGGATATAGAAAGGTTCCTGTGATAATACGAGTCCTTAAAGATGATGAAGCTGTTGTATCAATGGTTGGATTGTCAACACTTTTTCAGACAAATTTTTTTAGGTTATTTTCCCGATATTGTACAGGCGTTTGATACCCTAGGGAGGAATGTATACGGTGATGATTATACCAGTTTACATAATCCCATAGTTTTATCTTCAGTTCTTCTAGTATAATATTCTTTTAATAACTCGACTATATTCAGAACCTGTGCTATAATGTCCTTATAAAGATTTTGGAGGGCATTTGCATGGGCAAAAGAGCATCATCAATCGAACTCAGCAATGAAGAAAGAGAATATCTGGAACGTCAGACTCGTGCCAGAACAATTCAGGCTCAAACAGTTACAAGAGCGCGCATTCTATTATTACGTGCGGATTCCGTATCAATAGATGCGATTGCTGATAAAGTGGGGATCAACCGCTGCAGCGTCATGCTTTGCCTGAAAAAGTTTAAAGAAGGAGGCATTGAAAATGCACTCTTTGATGCCCCTGGTCGTGGCAGGAATGCAGAGATTACAGACGAAGAAAAAGCCTGGATCATTAACATTGCATGCCAGAAGCCAATTGATTTTGGATATGCTGCTGAAACATGGACGTATGCAAAGCTAACCTCACATATCAATAAAACTGCTGAAGCAGCTGGATACACAAGACTATCCACCATTCATAAAAGTACAGTACATACAATTCTTGACGAGGCAGATATAAAGCCACATAAAATAACTTATTATTGTGAGAACAGGGATCCTAATTTTGATTCCAAAATGCATAATGTCCTGCTTGTGTATAAGCAGCTTGAAATGCAGTTTGATGAATCTGGAAAGCTCATTATATCTGAAGATACACCTATACATGTGCTGTCTTATGATGAAAAGCCAGGAATACAGGCTATTGCAACAACATCAGATGATTTAATGCCGAACGAAAAGCATCCGACCATCAATAGAGATTACGAATATAAACGTTTGGGGACTCTTTCATTATTAGCTGCAATTGATCTTCAAACAGGAGAAGCGATTCCTCTTGTAAGAGACAAGTACAGCAGCACGGAATACATTGAATTTTTGAAGCTGTTAGATGATAAGTATCCAAAGGGAGACAAGCTTCGCATCGTACTCGATAATCTTAAAGTTCATACATCAGAGGCGACCAGAAAATACCTGGCAACTGTACCGGGAAGATTCGAATTTGTATTCACTCCCAAACATGGATCATGGCTCAATATGGTTGAAAGTTTCTTTAGCAAGATGACTCGTCAGATGCTCAGAGGTATCCGTGTTAAATCTAAGGAGGAACTTACTAATCGTATCTACAGATATTTTGTAGAAATAAACGAAGAGCCGATTGTGTTCCATTGGAAATATAATCTCGATGATATTGATGTATCGGAAGAAATCATTGTTGATACACTGTCTGTCAAAAAGTCGAGTTAATTAAAGGATGAAATACTAGTGCACAGTATAGTACACTAGCAGCAATACATATTATAAATGACGCATATGTTTGCGATAAGTAAGCGGTGTCATGCCATATTCTTTCATAAACAATTTATTAAAATAATTACGGTTGGAGTATCCGAGTGTTTCACAGATATCTCCAACTTTTTTATTTGTTTCTGTTAGCATATCCGCAGCTTTTTTTAACAAAAAAGTCCTTCCATATTCAGAAAGAGTTTTGCCGGTAGAGCGTTTCAAGATTCGTTCTACATAGTCGCTGTTATAACCGGTTAATGTTTCAATTTCTGACCTGGAAAAAATTCCCATTTTATTCTGATAGGCATTTGCTATTTTATAGATGATCTGTTCATCATTTGACAATTTTGCCCAGTGAACTTCTACCTGATGGGTATCATTAAATTCAAGCATTTCGATAAAACGACAGAACAATGCTTTCATCATATGGCTTTTGCCGGAATGATTTCCGGAAATTTCATCCACCATGTGATTAATGATATCAAAGAATTGATCCTGACAGGATGTGTCTAAGAGCTTGAAATCGGTATACACTTTGGCATCATAGAGCGAGTTTTTGTTATTTTCTTCAAAAAGGTGCAGAAACACAGAACCGATCGCATGGGGATTTCCGTTCTGGTCGTAATAATAATTTGCATTGATCACATCGCGCAGATACTCTTCTTTTAGCAGAAAAAGGACAATCTCTGTAGAATGATCCATAATTTCCACATGGTGAATATTTTTGTTGCATAGGCAACATTCACCCTGGTGGTAAGTAATATATTCGTCCTCAATCCGCATCTTTAGTTCTCCAGACAAAACAAAAGTCAGTTCATAAAAGTCGTGAGAGTGAAGCCGTAATCCTCCCATGGACAAAAAATCCTTGTAAGGCATATGTGTATCCACGATACTGCTTTCCGACAATTCCATATATGTAGAGAGATTAGTGGTCGGATTGACATTTTCATAGAGAATAAGATAAGGCATATTGATCTCAAAGTATTGATATAGTGAATTTTCATTATTATGCAGAATCAGATTAGAGTGAGACATGTCA
The Roseburia rectibacter DNA segment above includes these coding regions:
- a CDS encoding IS630 family transposase; the encoded protein is MGKRASSIELSNEEREYLERQTRARTIQAQTVTRARILLLRADSVSIDAIADKVGINRCSVMLCLKKFKEGGIENALFDAPGRGRNAEITDEEKAWIINIACQKPIDFGYAAETWTYAKLTSHINKTAEAAGYTRLSTIHKSTVHTILDEADIKPHKITYYCENRDPNFDSKMHNVLLVYKQLEMQFDESGKLIISEDTPIHVLSYDEKPGIQAIATTSDDLMPNEKHPTINRDYEYKRLGTLSLLAAIDLQTGEAIPLVRDKYSSTEYIEFLKLLDDKYPKGDKLRIVLDNLKVHTSEATRKYLATVPGRFEFVFTPKHGSWLNMVESFFSKMTRQMLRGIRVKSKEELTNRIYRYFVEINEEPIVFHWKYNLDDIDVSEEIIVDTLSVKKSS
- a CDS encoding helix-turn-helix domain-containing protein, whose protein sequence is MPYLILYENVNPTTNLSTYMELSESSIVDTHMPYKDFLSMGGLRLHSHDFYELTFVLSGELKMRIEDEYITYHQGECCLCNKNIHHVEIMDHSTEIVLFLLKEEYLRDVINANYYYDQNGNPHAIGSVFLHLFEENNKNSLYDAKVYTDFKLLDTSCQDQFFDIINHMVDEISGNHSGKSHMMKALFCRFIEMLEFNDTHQVEVHWAKLSNDEQIIYKIANAYQNKMGIFSRSEIETLTGYNSDYVERILKRSTGKTLSEYGRTFLLKKAADMLTETNKKVGDICETLGYSNRNYFNKLFMKEYGMTPLTYRKHMRHL